From the genome of Colletotrichum higginsianum IMI 349063 chromosome 4, whole genome shotgun sequence, one region includes:
- a CDS encoding Major facilitator superfamily transporter, with translation MTVRNPDADEKSGAAPGLRSNAPSETTLTPAADPNENDITTAAAATVPPPPPSTSVPGPVPDGGLEAWLQVLGSWVILAQTWGLVNTFGVYQTYYERTLQGTTPSAISWIGSIQGALLMMVGPISGPLYDAGYFRELLWAGMFLILLGLFMTSLCTTYWQVILAQGVCVGLGCGLTFLPSTAILSQYFNKRRALVMGIAATGSPIAGMCFPILFGHLEPKIGFGWATRIIAFILMGLSVIPAVTMHTRLPPSGHKRSLIDKTALHDPVFMLVVAGSFIGFLAMYVPYFYIQLFAVNHSIGPADFSAYFVTLLSAGSIPGRVIPNYLADKVGALYMQISVAAGSAVLMFAWLGIRNMAGLVIFAILYGLFSGGMVSVSPTVVVSLSPDLGRVGTRMGMMNFIAGIAILVGTPIAGAILGDYSEVAWQSMIGYGAAALTAGSMCLTLSKIFQLKKTARDLKA, from the coding sequence ATGACGGTCCGAAATCCCGACGCGGACGAGAAAtccggcgccgccccggGCCTCCGTTCGAACGCACCCTCCGAAACAACCCTCACCCCGGCCGCTGACCCGAACGAGAACGACATTACcaccgcagccgccgccaccgtaccgccaccgccgccatcgacctcCGTACCCGGCCCCGTCCCGGACGGCGGTCTTGAAGCCTGGCTTCAGGTTCTCGGCTCCTGGGTGATCCTCGCTCAGACCTGGGGCCTCGTCAACACTTTCGGCGTCTATCAGACCTACTACGAACGTACCCTCCAGGGCACGACCCCTTCTGCCATCTCCTGGATCGGCTCCATCCAGGGCGCCCTTCTGATGATGGTCGGCCCCATATCCGGGCCCCTTTACGACGCCGGCTACTTCCGCGAGCTTCTCTGGGCCGGCAtgttcctcatcctcctcgggcTGTTCATGACATCCCTCTGCACCACCTACTGGCAAGTCATCCTCGCCCAGGGCGTGtgcgtcggcctcggctgCGGCCTAAccttcctcccctccaccGCGATCCTCAGCCAGTACTTCAATAAGCGCCGTGCCCTCGTCATGGGCATCGCCGCGACGGGGTCGCCCATCGCGGGCATGTGCTTCCCCATCCTCTTCGGCCACCTCGAGCCCAAAATCGGCTTCGGCTGGGCCACGCGCATCATCGCCTTCATCCTGATGGGCCTGTCCGTCATCCCTGCAGTCACCATGCACACTCGCCTCCCGCCCTCGGGCCACAAGCGCTCCCTCATCGATAAGACGGCTCTGCACGACCCGGTCTTTATGCTCGTCGTGGCCGGTTCCTTCATCGGTTTCCTGGCCATGTATGTGCCGTACTTTTACATCCAGCTCTTTGCCGTCAACCACAGCATCGGCCCGGCAGATTTCTCGGCATACTTCGTCACGCTCCTTAGTGCCGGGAGCATCCCGGGCCGAGTGATACCGAACTATCTGGCAGACAAGGTTGGTGCGCTGTATATGCAAATCTCTGTCGCTGCGGGCTCGGCCGTGCTCATGTTCGCTTGGCTGGGCATTCGAAACATGGCTGGTCTTGTCATCTTCGCAATCCTGTACGGTCTCTTCTCCGGCGGCATGGTGAGCGTGTCGCCaaccgtcgtcgtcagcctGTCACCGGATCTTGGCCGCGTGGGAACCCGCATGGGCATGATGAACTTCATTGCGGGTatcgccatcctcgtcggtACGCCGATTGCCGGTGCCATCTTGGGCGACTACAGTGAAGTCGCCTGGCAGTCCATGATTGGTtacggggcggcggcgttgacggctGGCTCAATGTGTTTGACGTTATCAAAGATCTTCCAGTTGAAGAAGACTGCCCGGGATTTGAAGGCTTGA